The DNA region TTCCATTTCATTCTCTCTTCTTAGAAGTTATTCTTTTCATTTCAACTCAATTACCAAGTGGAGTAGTACTAGTTTGTTTGGTAGCTGTCTTTTTGAAAGTTGATGGAAACATAAATAGGAGGAAAGGAACCACAGACATTTTGCATTCCAAACCATTCTCATTAATTAGACCAAAATGGAACCAAATAATGAGAACAGAGTTATAGACATAACAGCAATGGAGGTACACAAAGTTGTTTCTCCACCTCATAGAAGCACCtttcaaaaactcaaaaacaGGCTTAAGGAAACCTTTTTTCCTGATGACCCTTTACGTCAATTCAAAGGTCAGCCATTGAAACAGAAGCTAATTCTTGGTGCTCAGTATGTTTTTCCCATACTAGAATGGGGTCCTAATTACAGCTTCAAGTTGTTCAAATCTGATATAATCTCTGGCCTCACCATTGCTAGCCTTGCAATTCCTCAGGTTGGTTCTTTTTTTGTCTCAGGCCTAACCCTTTTCTTGATTTTGTCTTTTAAAGTTATGGTAATTTCCTCTTTTACTATTGCCACTTTGCTaactctttcctttttttctttttggcaggGAATTAGCTATGCAAAACTAGCTAACTTACCTCCAATTGTTGGCCTTTGTACGTGTTTTCATTGTCATCGTGcaattattttttcattttttaatttgtTGGGGGTACTtaagtaacttttttttttcttttcatttgcttTTGGAGTGTAGATTCAAGTTTTGTTCCTCCTCTTGTTTATGCTGTTCTTGGAAGCTCAAGGGATCTTGCAGTAGGGCCAGTTTCAATTGCATCACTTGTTTTAGGATCAATGCTAAGAGAAGTGGTGTCCCCAACTAAAGATCCAATCttgttccttcaacttgcttTCTCTTCTACTTTCTTTGCTGGCCTTTTCCAAGCTTCTTTAGGCTTTTTGAGGTAATTCCCActttttttatttcattcttcTCAATTACAAATTACAAAGGAGGTGCACAAGGTTCGAGGACGAGCTGCACCCCAGGGTGTAATGCATATAGCCCAcgctaatacaagtattagtgcttgtttccacggctcgaattCGTGACTTATAGGTCACGCGGAGACAAACATATCGTTGTTCCCAGGCTTCCCTTCTACTATtacctaaaaaagaaaaagggtaattACAAGTGTAAGATCCATTTTAGTAATctattttttttgatatttttgggaAATTGCAGACTCGGTTTTATtattgattttctttcaaaagcAACACTGATTGGATTCATGGCTGGAGCTGCTGTTATAGTGTCACTGCAGCAACTTAAGAGTCTTCTTGGAATCACAAATTTTACCAAGCAAATGGCGATAGTCCCTGTTTTAAGTTCTGTTTTCCATAGAACTAATGAGGTTACTACTGTCTTTTTAACCCTCTCTTATGTACTATTGTATGTAAATGTAACTGATAATTATACTTTAATTTTCCTTTCTTGGCATTATATAAAACTAAATTTGTCTTTAGTCTTCAGCTTTTTGGAGCAAATTCAGAGAATTGTATTTGTCTGTGTCTTTTCTACATTTGGATTATAAGAATATTCACGTGCTGACTTGGCTTTCGATGCCATCATGTGAATTCAAGATTCTTAAAATCAAGTACTAATTTTCTCCCCATTTGTTGATTTGTTTTTACAAATTTTGATGTGGATAAGTTCATTATAATGTAAAATCGTCTAAAAAGGTGATTACGATCTGATAATAATTGATTGTAGAAAAACAAATAATAGCAATTTAATGGTGTTGTAGAATGAGAAACATGTAGTCAACAAGAAAAAATGTTGACCAATCTAGCATATTATAAGCTAGTAATGCACcgaatttttttataatttcttcCAAAATAGTTTGACAAAAATTAATTCTTTATTAACTATTGAAACTTTATAATAGACATCCACACACACCTTCTAATTTTCAATTTGAGTTAGACTACATTCAAGTCAAGGCAGCCAAGGGTTTGAGTGTTTGACCTTATGatgttatgttttttttttttttaccccgTCACTTTTGGATCTTACTAATTTGGGAGTAACATGCTTCCTCTTAAAGGCGACTCTATTTTCAAGACTACAAACCCGAGAGCATGTTTATCACTTTGAGGGGCTTAACTGAAATAGTAACATTTTATATGGTATATATGCAGTGGTCTTGGCAAACTATACTAATGGCATTCTGCTTCTTGGTGTTCCTCCTATTGACCAGACACATTGTAAGTGCTCTTTTccagttttgtttttctttcttcacTTTTAAAATGTAAGGAAAAGTCATATTTAGTTGACGTAATTTACTGAATTCTAAATGCAAAAGTCATTATATAGTTCACAATTAAGTACGTAATAATGTATTGACTGTGGTTTCAAAGTTTTGTTGCACAATAGATAAGTTCGAATTTCTTAAATTCCTTACCAATTAGTAGAAAGGAAAGATGTCCTATACTATATTACCTTTCGGGAGACATTTCTAAGTTCTAACCATTTTTCGAATCTGCAAACTGTGCATTTTTCATGTTCTTTGTAAATCTCTATATATTTTTGAATGAAAATTTAATAATAACTTTAAAAATTGGTTAACTAGATAATCTGAAATAAAGAAACATAACCATAATCTTAAGAAAATTTGTAACTGATATCATAGACTCATGAGAGAAAAATACTTAATACTTTTGACTTACAAacattttctttctgtttttggGATGAACATTTTTTATACAGTCAAACATCTCTATAATAGTCTTATTTGTACCGAATTGTTTTAGCTCTTATCGCGCAATGATGTTATAgtgaacatatattataacatagcaTGAAAATTAGTTCCATAAAAAAAGTTGAATTTTATAGTGAATGGTTGTTATATAGTGATATTGTTATAGAAAAATCTCACTGTATATCTTGTTATTAACATGACAAACTTTTGGGTGCAGAGCATGAGAAAGCCAAAGCTATTTTGGGTTTCAGCAGGAGCCCCTCTTCTTTCTGTCATTATCTCTACACTTCTGGTCTTTGCAATGAAAGGTCAAAAGCATGGTATCAGCATTGTATGTTTCTAAACCCAAGAAAATTTATCTATACTTCTAAGTTCTAATATCTATTACTACTATATTTCTAAATCTTTATATTTATGTAATTATTTTCCTTTTGTCTTTTGGTAGATTGGCAAATTACAAGAAGGGTTGAACCCTCCTTCATGGAACATGTTACATTTCAGTGGAAGCTACTTGGGACTTGTAATCAAAACTGGAATTGTCACTGGCATCCTTTCACTTACtgtaatttttttctcttttacctATCTTTttatgaaaaaggaaaagaactcaAATTATGATTTTGGAATATAACATCTATAAATAATGACTATAAAGCTCATAGCAGGCACTAATATCTTTAGACACAAAGAAAACTTAGGACCCGTTTGTCCATAAATCTTTTTTTccgaattttaaaaaaaaaatatgtttatccataaaattttgaaagtttttgaagattttttgaaaatgagtttttccaaaTTTTTGGGAGAAACTTTTTTCCCCACTCACAaaactgcaatattttttcaagtgaaatgtaTGTTCAAacataattttcaaatttcaaataccatttttcaacttaactccaaatagtatttgttttcaaaattacAATTTTTATATCCAAACGGCTACTTAATGTGttgtgtaaaaaaaaaattaggaagGAATTGCAGTGGGGAGGACTTTTGCTGCTTTAAAGAACTACCAAGTGGATGGAAACAAAGAGATGATTGCTATTGGGGTCATGAACATAGTTGGTTCCTCAACTTCCTGCTATGTCACAACTGGTACAATAAACCTTTCAACAGTTTAGAATTTCTAAAACTGTTTGTTGCTTTATTTTCACTGTTtcttgagccaagggtctatcggaaacaatctctctacctttaaaaggtaggggtaaggtctatgtGCACATTACCTTCCCCAGACATCACTTGTggaattacactgggtttgtttgTTGTTGATGTAGAATCTCTAAAACTGCAGAATCCTTTAAATGTAACTCTACATTTTCAGGTGCATTCTCTAGGTCAGCAGTGAATCACAATGCAGGAAGCAAAACTGCAGTTTCTAACATAGTAATGGCAGTGACAGTAATGGTGACACTCCTTTTCCTAATGCCCCTCTTCCAATATACTCCCAATGTTGTGCTCGGAGCCATAATCGTCACTGCTGTCGTTGGCCTAATCGACATCCCAGCTGCTTACCAAATCTGGAAGATCGATAAATTCGATTTCCTAGTCTTGTTATGTGCATTCTTCGGAGTCATCTTCATTTCTGTTCAGAATGGTCTTGCCATTGCAGTAAGCTCCCTCTCAAgttcctttccttttttcttaaCAGTCTCTCCACctgcacaaggtaggggtaagactgcgtacacactaccctccccaccccacttgtgggattatactgggtatgttgttgttgttacgtTACTTGGTTTTTGACTTTCTTTTATAATGAATTTCAGATTGGAATATCAATTTTAAAGGTGTTGCTGCAAATTACAAGGCCCAAAACAGTAATGTTAGGAAATATACCTGGTACTGGGATTTATAGAAATCTTGATCATTATAAGGAGGCTATGAGTGTTCCTGGTTTTCTCATTTTAAGTATTGAAGCTCCAATCAACTTTGCCAATGCAACTTATCTTAAAGAAAGGTTAGTATTAGTTGAACTGCTGCATTGACCATtctatctttcatttttcttctttttttcttctttccataTTTATTTAGGTCTTTTTATTTGCCCCGAAAAAAAAGGATTTCAAGATGGATAGAAGACTACGATGCAGAGGgagaaaaaaacaagaaagagtcGGGGCTTAGATTTGTGGTCCTTGATTTGTCTGGTAAGTTCATAGAGACGTTCTCAATATTGTCATTTATTCCCAATTTGGCATAACTGgcaaagttgttgtcatgtgaccaggaggtcacaggttcgagccgtgaaaataatatcttgcagaaatgcaggataagATTGCGTACAATAAATCATTGTGGTCCGGCTCTTCTCCGGGTCCCGCGCATAGTGGAagtttagtgcaccgggctgcccttacCCCTACTTTTAGATAATACCAAGAAACAGTCAGGACATCAAGAAATTCccataaataaaacaaattaatttcAACTTGAAAAGTGATTGTGGCTTGTTTTTTATTCTTCAGCTGTGACTGCCATTGATACAAGTGGAGTCTCATTGTTCAAGGATTTGAGTATGGCAATGGAAAAGAAAGGCCTTGAGGCAAGTGTACTTTAGCTTTTAGAAGACCATTTTGTTTTCTATTTATTCTGATATTATGTGAGTATTTATTTCCTTAATGATTTTGGCATTGCAGTTTGTATTGGTGAATCCAATAGGAGAAGTACTGGAAAAATTACAGAGGGCTGATGAAACTAAAGATATGATGAGACCAGATTGCCTTTTTTTAACAGTCGAAGAAGCAGTAGCTTCACTTTCCTCAACaataaaatatcaaataccaGACAATGTTTGACATACTATAAAATAAATTCAGCTGCTGCGGCTTAGCTTTTTCATCTCCACCTTTGTAATTCTATTTGGTTGATTAAGAACTCAATCAAaagcataaaaaataacctaTTTTCCCCTTAGGTTCACTAGATATGCAATCATTGAATTGTACAAGCAAAATTAGCTAAGAGAATTGTTGACTTTTAAGAAAGCATTATCAAGCAACCGTTATATTTTCAATCTCTTCCACAACTTACATCTACAGTTGAGGTGGAGAAGACATACTCCTTGTCTTTTAAGGCAACTCCACTTTTGCGAGTCTACTCACATTGCCAGTTCCAAACTCGAATAAAGGAGTAGTACAACAATGCTGACGATTAGcatataattaatcaatttatgaTGAATCCCCATAATACAAAATCGACATGTTCAACAAGAATTCATATATCCTATACCATCTTACTTGAGATTGAGcatagttattgttgttgttttaagGTATATTATAAGTTCTCTAAAAACTAGAGGTTCTTTAAAACCATGCTTATCACTACACCAACATACACGTCCATATGCAGAATAAAGGACTTCTAAGTTCTAACAAAGACCAAAACTAGTATAATATAGCAATAAATACACCTTTTATACTAAATAACTAGTGTCGTCTATACAAATATTTTCAATTGAGTATTCTATTCACATACAAAAGTTTCACAAAAATAAATAGATAGTTTAATAATGCCATTTAGAAGTGAGTAGAATTGAGCTTGCGATTGAGAAAATACTTTTTCATTTCAACGAAAGAATACAAGAAGGTGTCCCAAAATtaaaaggtaagttctatagagcagtggttagaccGGTCATGTTGTATGGTGCAGAGTGTTGGTCAGTCAACAATTCTCATATTCAAAAGACGAAAgtggcagaaatgaggatgttgagatggatgtgcggggaCACTAGGCCGGATAGGATAAGGAATGAAGATATCCCGGTGAAGGTGGGCGTGGCTTCCATGTAAGACAAGATGCGAGAAgctaggcttagatggttcggacacgtgCGAAGGAGTAGCATGAAtgccccggtaaggaggtgtgaacgGCTGGCCTTTACGGGTATGAGTAGAGGTAGAGGGCAGCCTAAGAAGTATTTGAGAAAGGTGATCAGGCAGTACATGGTgcggcttcagatttccgaggataAATGGCCCTTAATAGGAAGATGTGAAGGTcaagcattaaggttgtaggttaggaggtaggaGGTTAGTATGACAAAGTTGTGTCTTAGACTACTAGTAGCTCTTGTTGTGTTCATATTACCTCATTAGGGTTGCAGGTTAGATTGTAGGAGGCTAGTTTGATAGTATTTTGTCTTAGGATGTTAGAGGCTCTTGTTGTGTCCTTATTACTTCCATTGTGTCTGTAGTACTGTGTCATTGTTACTgcttattgttattgtttttctttctgcTTTCTGGTTGCCATGTTGCTGGTGTTTTCTTTCTTACTTCCTTTGATGTTACTGCTCCACTATCCTTTACCATCGTtgtgagtcgagggtctatcggaaacaatctctctactcctccggagtaggggtaaagtctgcgtttacactaccctccccaaaccccacttgtttGCACTGGTCGTTGTTGTAATGTAGACATTCCCTCAAAGCTATCCAAATCACCGCTCTAAATAAGAGGACATTTATTCGCACAACTATGCAAGGGTTATTATCATCGAAATGCTTTTTACCACACTtaacaagtaataataataacacatgaATTGTTATGCAAGTATTATTTCTAGAAAATTTATACTGGAAACTATATGCAGAATAAGAAATGAAAGTCTAATATGGGAAATCAAATGTCATATTAACATTGCAGAATTTTATGCCAGATTATATTTATTCACTTACAACAAACAAAACAGTCCTCTGTGATCTGGCCAAGAAGCAATTGAAAGAAAGTTACTTTCTGCTTTCCCTTCACCTTTCTTATTCAAGTTTTCTCGTCTAGCAAACAGCATTTGACCAACCAAAACAGCTAGAAACATGAGAAATCTTCTATCAGTAGAACTGATTCAGACCATCACAGCCACTTTATCTAGTTAATTAGCAGCATTTCTACCTTATAAATAAACGAAGTGCATGGATCCTCAGCTTTTAAAACTATAAGGGGACGTTTgatagggtgtataagaatagtactgaataggtgtattagtaatgttgggattagttatgctggAATTATTTCTTATTAACTGTTTGGTTTGACGTATTAAAAGCATtgcataattattttttaaaattatttgtttacaaaaatacccttcaCATTCTTTGGAAAAGGATTTGAAAGAGCAGTTGCATTTATACATGCTTTATCCATGTATTGAAAACCATGGTATTGCTAATGCCATGGTTTGCTATGTATAAGAATAGTCCTGAATAGGGTGTATAACTAATATAGGTATAGTTATACATAGGTTGAAAAACACTACCAAATAAGGGATTGATAATACCAAAGCTAATACATGTATACATCCTACCAAACAATCCCTAAGAGTTAGCTGGAATCATACATTAAACCACACAGAGAAGTGGCAACTGGCAAGGACACAAAAATATTCAGTTTTGATTAGAAAACTTTTGCAACATTGATTACGGATGACTCGCATTTCTTTGAGCAGTTGCAGATTAGTATTTACAGATGTGGAGCCACACATCATACATTTCAGGGCATAAAATCGAAAGTCAATTAGAAGTAGATCAATCACCCGATAAAAATGTGACGATCACAGGAAGCTATGAGATTGTTCAAAGGAGCCAGTCACTGATGGTCAAGCATTAGCTTTGCTGAATCAACTTTATAACCCTTCTATTGCCTCTTCCTCTGGTAGAGTGAATAACCAACAAAAGCAGACATAAAAAATGTCCATAGAACCTGTGAATACATGAAAGAATTTAAGCCAGAATTCAAACTTTTACGGTGAGAGGCAGTCAAGAAAACAAGAGAGGAATGGAAATACCGTATTGATCATTTGCCATCGTTCAAGCCTTTTAATTCTTGACTGCATGTCTTCAATTACACCATCCAATGGTGAAATCTCTCTTCTGGGCGAGGACTCTGAAGATGAACTGCTTCCCTGCTTGCAATACACAAAACACTAATCAATAAGAGGCTGACTAACCATTAGACTTGATATCATGCAGTAAGCTCGACCTGGATGTTATAACAGTGTACCAACATTCCACAACGTCGAAGTAGTATGTGAGTGAGCTCAATCTACATACTATAACACTGTAGAAGCATACCATAATGTCAAACTAGTATGTGTAGCTGAGGGAAATCGGTGGTGTATCACATGAAGGCATACATGATTCATGAATTAATGGGAAGCACGCAAAAAAACTCCTTTACTGGACACCGTCAGCCATATGGCCTTCGCTGTCAAAACTTGGTACTCCTGCAATTATCTTATGCGTCTGGTACGACAGaagatattttttgaaaaatgttcTCTGGAAGATGACTTTCTGGAAAATGTTTTCTGCTGTTTGGTTTGATAGTTGAAAACATTTCCAAAGAAAATACTATTAAAGATAGATGATAACTTTAACAAACCGgagagtgttttgatgatttttttttttaaaaaaaaagggtaaCAGTAGTGTTTGATGAAAAAAATTGAGTATTAAAATCCATAATAATGTCTACTTATTGGTAGGAGCAGTGATATGAAATTAAGAGTTGAGATGTTGTGAAGGAAAACACTTTTCCTCATTTGTTGGAAAATGTGTTTCTTCTGACCAAAAATGTTTATTTCCAtattagaagaaaaagaaaattttaaccaAGAAGGAGCTTTATATAGttttaaaggaaaaagagaaaaaaataaaacaaaagaaaacaagaaaatgaAAACCTCATAGATAGCCTTGAAGAACTTCAAGCTTGGAGGAAGAAAGAACTATAAGCAGAATTTCTAGGGCAAACCAATTTCAACAACCATTcttctttaattaaaaaaagcAATTTAAACAACCATGTCCAGACTACCGTCCAAGTCGACCAGTGGGCTTTACCATCATTAATTGAACAGCCTAATCAAGTTTTCAGGTTGAAGGTTAAGCCAAATCTTATATGCTTCCTATATTTGTATCAAATGCTATCTTGTGCCAATCTCGGATTTCAGTTGTAAGACTGAAAAATAACACTAAAAGCATGTTGAACAAAAATGTTCTCAGCAAACGCATGAACAATGAGGAACTTGAAAGACAAATTATTGAAGTAAATATTGGCCCTCAACCACTTCTATCTAGTTATCAAACTATAACAGGAAAGATAGAGCAGTAGATTATCATGTCGGTATATGCAAAACCAAGCGTCAGCGTTCCCGAAGCTCCCTTCTACCTTCATCTCATATCAATATATCAATGATAAACTACAAAACTGAGGTATGCCAGCCCACCAAATAAGGTTACCTGAGATTGTATGTATTCCACAAGTTCTTGCAACCTTGCTGCCTGTTGAGAATGGATACCACTTGAACTTTTCTCTAATGCAGGCAACCTTTCTAAAACTATTTGAAGATAACTCTGTAAGAAATTCAAAAAAGTAAGCTATCGGTTTGGACTGTTTCTGATGTAAGACAGAATTCTGATAGTAATAGTAATGTcaaatcagaaagaaaaaagaagatgaaAGTCAAAACCTTGGTCGTATATGAACCATCTAATTTGAGTGTTGAACCAGCAGCTGCCACAACCTCTTTATTGACCCCTTTAATTTGTATGTAAGGGCTAGGTACATCTTGTAGATGATCAACCTCTATAAGAATCTAAAAAGAAGAACCCTTTACTTCCCCGAAACCAAGTCACATAAGAGGCAAtgcataattgaggaggaggtaGAGTGCAGCATATGAGTAGGAAAACAAAAATTATCAGGAATCAGAACCAAAGCACATCGATAAAAGGTTAAACAGATTCGTACCAACACCTAGGAAGACTACTGAAAACCTGCAGTGCAACTGAAAAGCCTCCTATCAGTAGTCAAATAGGGATCATGACTGTATACTATATGCTACTTCCCTCTCTACCAGCAAATTGACAATGATGTTGTACTGTCGGTGGAAAAATCCGGTGTTTTTTATCTCTTTCACTTGACCACAAGCATCATGATTTCTGCCCCCAACAAAATTTCTTCCGTGTAGCTATTTGTTCCTATTCCCCTATTAAAGAAATCCTTCTTGAGAGGTCCTTTTTGTGATAAATCTCAGAAATCTTCCACTTGTTCAATTACTGTTAATTCTTTGATTCTACCAAGATCTTTTTCTTCCTCTCTTCTAATCTCCGAAAGTCCTCTTTGTTTCCATCTTCTGATTGTACTGTCTTTCCTCCTTATGGTGACCAGTTTGGTGTCTCCACTCTTATTTCTTTTTGAATAAGGAGTAGTATTGAGCAAATCTCGGTGGCTGCTCTTCCGGAATA from Nicotiana tabacum cultivar K326 chromosome 24, ASM71507v2, whole genome shotgun sequence includes:
- the LOC107814472 gene encoding putative sulfate transporter 3.3, whose amino-acid sequence is MEPNNENRVIDITAMEVHKVVSPPHRSTFQKLKNRLKETFFPDDPLRQFKGQPLKQKLILGAQYVFPILEWGPNYSFKLFKSDIISGLTIASLAIPQGISYAKLANLPPIVGLYSSFVPPLVYAVLGSSRDLAVGPVSIASLVLGSMLREVVSPTKDPILFLQLAFSSTFFAGLFQASLGFLRLGFIIDFLSKATLIGFMAGAAVIVSLQQLKSLLGITNFTKQMAIVPVLSSVFHRTNEWSWQTILMAFCFLVFLLLTRHISMRKPKLFWVSAGAPLLSVIISTLLVFAMKGQKHGISIIGKLQEGLNPPSWNMLHFSGSYLGLVIKTGIVTGILSLTEGIAVGRTFAALKNYQVDGNKEMIAIGVMNIVGSSTSCYVTTGAFSRSAVNHNAGSKTAVSNIVMAVTVMVTLLFLMPLFQYTPNVVLGAIIVTAVVGLIDIPAAYQIWKIDKFDFLVLLCAFFGVIFISVQNGLAIAIGISILKVLLQITRPKTVMLGNIPGTGIYRNLDHYKEAMSVPGFLILSIEAPINFANATYLKERISRWIEDYDAEGEKNKKESGLRFVVLDLSAVTAIDTSGVSLFKDLSMAMEKKGLEFVLVNPIGEVLEKLQRADETKDMMRPDCLFLTVEEAVASLSSTIKYQIPDNV